One Vallitalea pronyensis genomic region harbors:
- the ptsP gene encoding phosphoenolpyruvate--protein phosphotransferase has protein sequence MFKLSHYNILKGQKASDGIGIGTVCVYEDEKVRIPEDPILSIEDGLSQFQSGHRQAIEEIDAIYRKAKATLSDEESEIFGAHKMMVEDVEYIEAIEKRIKEHMHPAKAVEEVKAYFVNMFQGLDNAYFRERALDVADVSNRLIRILLGLKEKDISHLPNETIIVAKDLTPSDTMRMEKEKVIGFIIERGGLTSHTAIIARTLGIPAIMGVQDATHHMEDGQTIIIDGQDGWVILNPDEAAKEHYHLLMKTIEEEESMLRAYVGKKAKTLNHMTCSLHANIGSVEDVAVALYYDAEGIGLFRTELLYMGKEQAPSEEEQFIIYKEVAEQMKGKEVTIRTLDVGGDKQIAYLNIQQEENPFLGYRAIRYCLDHQELFKTQLRALIRASAYGNIQIMFPMITAYEELIEAKAMLQEIKEELDRAGIAYNHHMKVGMMIETPASVILADQFAKEVDFFSIGSNDLIQYTMVADRMNTQVQKLYSPYYPAIIRAIHQVAKAAIANHIPVSICGEIASDHKLTNVWLNMGIHKLSVIPSGLLKLKHHICHMHTDNLHMDQLLQANTREEIINLLDK, from the coding sequence ATGTTTAAATTAAGTCATTACAACATATTAAAAGGGCAAAAAGCATCAGATGGCATTGGTATAGGTACTGTATGTGTCTATGAGGATGAAAAGGTAAGAATTCCTGAAGACCCTATTTTATCCATCGAAGATGGATTAAGTCAGTTCCAATCAGGCCATCGACAAGCCATTGAAGAAATTGATGCCATATACAGAAAGGCAAAAGCCACTTTGTCAGATGAAGAGTCTGAGATTTTTGGTGCTCATAAGATGATGGTGGAAGATGTGGAATATATAGAAGCCATTGAAAAGAGAATTAAAGAGCATATGCATCCTGCTAAGGCAGTAGAAGAAGTGAAGGCGTATTTTGTGAACATGTTCCAAGGGTTGGATAATGCTTATTTTAGAGAGCGGGCGTTAGATGTAGCAGACGTATCCAATAGGCTCATTCGTATCCTTTTAGGGTTAAAAGAAAAAGATATATCCCATTTACCCAATGAAACCATAATCGTTGCAAAAGACCTTACCCCATCGGATACCATGCGTATGGAAAAAGAAAAGGTTATTGGTTTCATCATTGAACGAGGCGGATTGACGTCTCATACGGCCATTATCGCTCGAACATTAGGCATACCAGCCATTATGGGTGTTCAGGATGCAACGCATCATATGGAAGACGGTCAGACCATTATTATAGATGGACAGGATGGATGGGTTATTTTGAATCCAGATGAAGCAGCTAAGGAACACTATCATCTGTTGATGAAGACCATTGAAGAAGAAGAAAGTATGCTTCGGGCCTATGTTGGGAAGAAGGCAAAAACCCTTAACCATATGACATGTTCCTTGCATGCCAATATTGGATCTGTAGAAGATGTAGCCGTTGCATTATATTATGATGCTGAAGGGATTGGGCTTTTTAGAACGGAACTGTTATATATGGGCAAAGAGCAAGCGCCCAGCGAAGAAGAGCAATTCATCATCTATAAAGAAGTAGCAGAGCAGATGAAAGGTAAAGAAGTTACCATAAGAACATTGGATGTAGGTGGTGACAAACAGATTGCATACCTTAATATCCAACAGGAAGAAAATCCTTTTCTTGGTTATCGAGCCATTCGATACTGTTTAGACCATCAAGAACTGTTTAAGACCCAGTTAAGAGCGCTTATACGTGCTAGTGCCTACGGGAATATACAGATTATGTTTCCAATGATTACAGCCTATGAAGAGCTGATAGAGGCCAAAGCAATGCTTCAAGAAATAAAGGAAGAATTAGACAGAGCAGGCATTGCCTATAATCATCATATGAAAGTCGGTATGATGATAGAAACACCAGCGTCTGTTATACTGGCAGATCAATTTGCTAAGGAAGTGGATTTCTTCAGTATTGGCAGCAATGATTTAATTCAATATACCATGGTTGCAGATCGGATGAATACACAGGTACAAAAGCTCTATTCACCCTACTATCCAGCCATTATAAGGGCTATTCATCAAGTTGCAAAAGCAGCAATAGCCAATCATATACCTGTGAGTATATGTGGGGAAATAGCCAGTGACCATAAACTAACCAATGTATGGTTAAACATGGGCATTCATAAGCTTAGCGTCATACCATCAGGGCTATTAAAGCTAAAACATCACATATGCCATATGCATACAGATAATTTGCATATGGATCAGTTATTACAAGCTAATACCCGTGAAGAAATCATCAATCTGTTAGATAAGTAG
- a CDS encoding PRD domain-containing protein, whose protein sequence is MSSHAYAIQKVLNNNVILGRQQEQGEVILIGKGIGFGKKTGKEYIIDEHKIEKVFLQHIDHEKDDYMSMIRHMDYRIIAVGEEIIQMAKKTFQSLNAHIYVALTDHIGFTLERIKQGMVIHNPFLYEIKSLYKEEFQVGCQAKVLIKMRLGVTIPDDEVGFIALHIHSARQNKKVKDTVKHTRLIQKMVTIVEQDIGGNIDRDKILYSRLIKHLRQCMERVDAQKSIVNPLLDDIKVKLKEAYTIALKVGSVLHEENGIHVPEDELAFMALHIERLKESIN, encoded by the coding sequence GTGAGTAGTCATGCATATGCTATTCAAAAAGTGCTTAACAATAATGTGATTCTCGGTCGCCAACAGGAACAAGGCGAAGTTATTCTGATTGGTAAGGGTATTGGCTTTGGAAAAAAAACAGGTAAAGAATACATCATCGATGAACATAAAATTGAAAAAGTATTTTTACAGCATATCGACCATGAAAAAGATGATTATATGAGCATGATTCGTCATATGGATTATCGTATCATAGCTGTTGGCGAAGAAATTATACAGATGGCCAAGAAAACGTTTCAGTCGTTGAATGCTCATATCTATGTGGCACTTACGGACCATATTGGATTTACCTTAGAACGCATTAAACAAGGAATGGTCATTCATAATCCTTTTCTCTATGAGATTAAATCACTTTACAAGGAAGAGTTTCAAGTAGGCTGTCAAGCCAAAGTGCTTATAAAAATGCGTTTAGGTGTCACAATACCAGATGATGAGGTAGGTTTCATCGCCCTTCATATCCATTCGGCAAGGCAAAATAAAAAAGTTAAAGACACGGTAAAACACACACGACTTATTCAAAAAATGGTGACTATCGTTGAACAGGATATTGGAGGCAATATTGATAGAGATAAGATTCTCTATAGCCGTTTAATCAAACATTTGAGACAATGTATGGAACGGGTGGATGCTCAAAAAAGTATTGTTAATCCCTTATTGGATGACATTAAAGTGAAATTAAAAGAGGCCTATACAATTGCCTTGAAAGTTGGCAGCGTGCTTCATGAAGAAAATGGTATCCATGTGCCAGAGGATGAATTAGCTTTTATGGCGTTGCATATTGAAAGACTCAAAGAATCCATTAATTAA
- a CDS encoding PTS sugar transporter subunit IIA, with protein sequence MFKFFNKKVTSLHAPTHCEVIPMEDVPDQVFSNKMIGDGVAFLPYDSMIKSPGDGIVMQIFPTNHAIALHINGFEILLHLGIDTVELKGKGFEAFVQEGQGVKQGDPLIKMDLAYIKGQHKSTICPMIITNMEQVKKLKGRQIREKTSSGVILEIWGS encoded by the coding sequence ATGTTCAAGTTTTTTAATAAAAAAGTCACTTCATTACATGCGCCAACACATTGTGAAGTGATACCAATGGAAGACGTACCCGATCAAGTATTTTCCAATAAAATGATTGGTGATGGGGTAGCATTTTTACCTTATGACAGCATGATAAAGTCTCCTGGTGATGGCATTGTCATGCAGATATTTCCTACAAACCACGCAATAGCCCTTCACATTAATGGGTTTGAAATATTGCTTCACCTGGGTATTGATACGGTTGAGTTAAAGGGCAAGGGTTTTGAAGCATTTGTACAAGAGGGACAAGGGGTTAAACAAGGAGACCCTCTTATTAAAATGGATCTTGCATATATTAAAGGGCAGCATAAATCAACCATATGCCCAATGATTATCACCAACATGGAACAAGTAAAAAAGTTAAAAGGGCGTCAAATAAGAGAAAAAACGTCCAGTGGCGTTATCTTAGAGATATGGGGGTCTTAA
- a CDS encoding HPr family phosphocarrier protein, whose product MVKVNVKLTFDFHARPATFFVNKATQYQSDIELKLHNQIANGKSILNVMTLEVVKGDVVELIINGVDEL is encoded by the coding sequence ATGGTTAAGGTGAACGTTAAGTTAACCTTTGATTTTCATGCTCGACCAGCTACATTCTTTGTTAACAAAGCAACCCAGTATCAATCAGACATTGAGCTTAAATTACACAATCAGATAGCTAATGGTAAGAGTATCCTCAATGTGATGACATTGGAAGTGGTTAAAGGGGATGTTGTTGAATTAATCATTAACGGTGTTGATGAATTATAA
- a CDS encoding flavodoxin family protein, with protein MKVVAFNGSPRKEGNTYHALKIVTDVLEKEGIQTEIIHVGNKTIRGCIACNQCIKNRDERCAIAHDDVNEWVQVMKEADGMILGSPVHFAAIGGTMKSFLDRAFYVSSMNGNLFRHKVGASVVAVRRSGGLPTFNQLNNYLNYSEITMPNSNYWNVIHGTKPGEALQDDEGVQIMRVLGKNLAWSLKKNRHTEETPEPEAENKQYTNFIR; from the coding sequence ATGAAAGTTGTGGCTTTTAACGGAAGTCCTAGAAAGGAGGGCAATACCTATCATGCTCTAAAAATAGTAACGGATGTATTGGAAAAAGAAGGCATCCAAACGGAGATTATCCATGTAGGCAATAAAACCATTAGAGGATGTATAGCCTGTAATCAATGTATTAAGAATAGAGATGAACGATGTGCCATTGCTCATGATGACGTCAATGAATGGGTTCAGGTTATGAAAGAAGCAGATGGTATGATTTTAGGTTCACCTGTACATTTTGCAGCTATTGGCGGTACCATGAAGTCTTTTTTAGATCGTGCTTTTTATGTATCCAGTATGAACGGTAACTTATTTCGGCACAAGGTAGGGGCATCGGTAGTTGCTGTTCGACGCTCAGGTGGTTTACCAACCTTTAATCAATTAAACAATTATCTTAATTATTCAGAGATTACCATGCCTAATTCTAATTATTGGAATGTTATTCATGGTACAAAACCAGGGGAAGCATTACAGGATGATGAGGGTGTTCAAATCATGCGTGTATTGGGTAAAAACCTTGCATGGTCTTTGAAAAAAAATCGTCATACCGAAGAAACCCCAGAACCTGAGGCAGAAAATAAGCAGTATACAAATTTTATAAGGTAA
- the nagE gene encoding N-acetylglucosamine-specific PTS transporter subunit IIBC, whose translation MNNLFTKLQKLGKAFMLPIAVLPVASLFLRLGAPDLLDIPFIFSIGEAIFSNLPMIFAIGIAIGLAKNNHGAAGLAGAISYYVLTFGLDSLIGEKTDMGALAGIISGILAGNCYNRFHGTKLPAWLGFFGGKRFVPIVSSFISMLVALVFSLIWPPVQEVISNTGEWIVNSGETGAFVYGTLNRLLIPTGLHHILNNLVWFVFGDFQGATGDLSRFFAGDPNAGLFMTGFFPIMMFGLPAAALAMYTTAKQVNKKAISGALFSVAFTAFLTGITEPLEFLFMFLAPVLYIGHALLTGIAMVVCAMLGMKLGFGFSAGFLDYFLNFNIATNPLLLIVVGGITFVVYYFFFVVIIKKFNLPTPGRLDEVGNDAGSSIIKEKGLEGLAAEYIVALGGSDNIEEIDACITRLRLTIKDASIIHDEDLKNLGASGVIRPTKKNMQIVVGTQAELIVDEMKRII comes from the coding sequence ATGAACAACTTATTTACTAAGCTTCAAAAATTAGGAAAAGCTTTTATGCTTCCCATTGCAGTGCTTCCTGTCGCTTCATTATTTTTGAGGCTAGGGGCACCAGATTTATTAGACATACCCTTTATCTTTAGTATTGGAGAAGCTATTTTTAGCAATCTGCCTATGATTTTTGCTATTGGTATCGCCATCGGACTGGCTAAGAACAATCATGGAGCAGCAGGTCTTGCCGGTGCTATTAGTTACTATGTACTTACTTTTGGGCTTGATTCGCTTATTGGTGAGAAAACAGATATGGGTGCTTTAGCAGGTATTATATCCGGTATTTTAGCAGGTAATTGCTACAATCGTTTTCACGGTACTAAATTACCAGCATGGCTAGGTTTTTTTGGTGGAAAACGATTTGTACCGATCGTATCATCTTTTATAAGCATGTTGGTTGCATTAGTCTTTAGCTTGATATGGCCCCCTGTTCAAGAGGTAATCAGTAATACAGGTGAATGGATAGTTAACTCAGGAGAAACCGGTGCATTTGTTTACGGTACACTTAACCGACTACTTATACCGACTGGCTTACATCATATTCTCAATAACTTAGTTTGGTTTGTGTTTGGTGATTTTCAAGGTGCCACAGGGGATCTTTCCCGTTTCTTTGCAGGTGACCCTAATGCAGGGCTATTTATGACAGGATTCTTCCCCATTATGATGTTTGGCTTGCCAGCAGCTGCACTTGCTATGTATACCACTGCTAAACAGGTTAATAAAAAAGCTATATCAGGGGCATTATTTTCTGTTGCGTTTACGGCATTCTTAACAGGTATAACGGAACCATTAGAATTCTTATTCATGTTCTTAGCACCAGTACTTTACATAGGACATGCTCTACTCACAGGTATAGCCATGGTGGTATGTGCCATGTTAGGTATGAAACTAGGCTTTGGCTTCTCAGCAGGTTTCCTGGATTATTTTTTGAACTTTAATATTGCTACCAATCCCCTGTTACTTATTGTTGTTGGAGGCATCACCTTTGTCGTCTATTACTTCTTCTTTGTAGTCATCATTAAAAAGTTTAACTTGCCAACACCTGGTCGTTTAGATGAAGTGGGCAATGATGCAGGTAGCAGCATTATAAAAGAAAAAGGGTTAGAAGGTCTTGCAGCAGAATACATTGTTGCACTTGGAGGAAGTGATAATATTGAAGAAATTGATGCATGTATCACAAGGTTACGATTAACCATCAAGGATGCAAGCATCATTCATGATGAAGACCTTAAGAATTTAGGTGCATCAGGTGTGATCAGACCAACCAAGAAAAACATGCAAATTGTCGTAGGCACACAAGCTGAGCTCATTGTGGATGAGATGAAACGTATTATTTAG
- a CDS encoding ABC transporter substrate binding protein, translating into MRRLFMHRWKLYYFVMLIIVLWYILTSSNVVMASGYKMNRVLFISSYSPSFQTFFRQVDGIRSELDNMHIMLDIEFMNSERFFTEESIANFYENLSYKIKKLLPYDVIIVADDNALKFILTYKEKLFPETPIVFMGINDLDNAERASQDPNITGVVETVSMEDTIAIARKLRPKAVNVVALIDNTSTGASDRKTYGRLAPEFPDLNFETLSLGDLTYEQFKKQLGLLNEEDIVLLLSVYHDKTNRRISFQESVNLILNHCDQPVFHPYHYGIKEGLIGGRVVSHYEQGKQAGMIAKDILNGMDIAFINPINETLNPYVFNYKTMQKHQISTKWLPKNSMLIHADESIFQKYGAYIGIVILIIVIQLMIIIALIKNIYKRKLAEQRLKEKQTQCVVANNDLTLANEELSATFEEIEIKSRQINELVYEDRLTGLKNRYAMTKTIDRIIATSAACKMAIMFLDIDDFKYINDTLGHDMGDYVIKIIGKKLKLLTKDHIHIGRFGGDEFLVMIHDYSSMDDINDLIEAIHHVFDSEIKINHHKLYITVSMGVVLYPTHGLQRGELIKKADMALYQAKGSGKNTHVLYDESMNQELEEKLILQGAIKQAVLNEEFTVYYQPYVEANSHEIIGFEALIRWFSEEHGTVSPYKLITLAEEMGLIVEIGQWVLKEACQFAKEINRERDVPLSVSVNVSPVQLKYHGFYEQVVQTLQEVGIPSEYLCLEMTETVLLESLESSVDSIQKLRDYGIHIALDDFGSGYSSLQYLKELPVNVMKIDRSFISHVAQSEYDQFFIQAMIMIAHKKGLTVVAEGIETKDQLEVLTAIGCDLIQGYYFSKPRSKKDAMTMSI; encoded by the coding sequence ATGAGAAGATTGTTTATGCACAGGTGGAAATTGTATTATTTTGTGATGCTTATAATTGTATTATGGTATATACTCACATCATCAAATGTTGTGATGGCTAGTGGTTATAAAATGAATAGGGTGTTGTTTATTAGTTCTTATTCACCGAGTTTCCAAACATTTTTTAGACAGGTAGATGGCATCCGGTCCGAATTAGACAATATGCATATCATGTTAGATATTGAATTTATGAATTCTGAACGTTTTTTTACCGAAGAAAGTATAGCTAACTTTTATGAAAATCTATCTTATAAGATAAAAAAATTACTGCCTTATGATGTGATTATAGTAGCCGATGATAATGCTTTAAAATTCATACTTACATATAAAGAAAAACTATTTCCAGAGACGCCTATTGTATTCATGGGAATTAATGATTTGGACAATGCTGAACGAGCCAGTCAGGACCCAAATATAACAGGTGTTGTAGAAACGGTGTCAATGGAGGACACCATCGCTATTGCTAGGAAGTTAAGGCCTAAAGCTGTCAATGTTGTAGCACTTATTGATAATACGTCTACAGGTGCAAGTGACAGAAAAACGTATGGTAGGCTAGCACCAGAATTTCCTGACCTTAATTTTGAGACATTATCTTTAGGAGATTTAACCTATGAACAGTTTAAGAAGCAACTGGGTTTGTTAAATGAAGAAGATATTGTACTATTATTATCCGTTTATCATGATAAAACCAATAGACGGATTTCCTTTCAAGAAAGTGTTAATCTTATATTAAATCACTGTGATCAACCTGTCTTTCACCCATATCATTATGGCATTAAAGAGGGGCTTATTGGTGGACGTGTTGTATCCCACTATGAACAGGGAAAACAAGCCGGAATGATAGCAAAAGATATTTTGAATGGTATGGATATTGCTTTCATAAATCCCATCAATGAGACTTTGAATCCTTATGTATTCAATTATAAAACCATGCAAAAACATCAGATTAGTACCAAATGGTTACCGAAGAATAGTATGCTTATACATGCAGATGAATCCATATTCCAAAAGTATGGTGCGTATATTGGTATTGTTATACTTATTATTGTGATTCAGTTGATGATTATAATAGCTCTCATAAAAAACATCTATAAAAGAAAATTAGCTGAACAACGATTAAAAGAAAAACAGACACAATGTGTTGTAGCGAATAATGATTTAACATTAGCCAATGAAGAATTAAGTGCTACCTTTGAAGAAATAGAAATTAAAAGCAGACAAATTAACGAATTGGTTTATGAAGATAGACTTACAGGTCTAAAAAATCGATACGCCATGACCAAAACCATTGATAGGATCATTGCGACAAGTGCAGCATGTAAGATGGCGATTATGTTCTTGGATATTGATGATTTTAAGTATATTAATGATACATTAGGTCATGATATGGGGGACTATGTCATTAAAATAATCGGTAAAAAATTAAAACTACTGACGAAAGATCATATACATATTGGACGTTTTGGTGGTGATGAGTTTTTAGTGATGATACATGACTATTCATCTATGGATGACATCAACGATTTAATTGAAGCCATCCATCACGTGTTTGATTCTGAAATTAAAATAAATCACCACAAGTTATACATCACCGTCAGTATGGGTGTTGTCCTATACCCCACCCATGGCTTACAACGGGGTGAATTGATAAAAAAAGCAGATATGGCCCTTTATCAAGCAAAAGGATCAGGGAAGAATACTCATGTCTTGTACGATGAAAGCATGAACCAAGAGTTAGAAGAGAAATTAATATTACAAGGTGCGATTAAACAAGCTGTTCTCAATGAAGAGTTTACAGTATACTATCAACCTTATGTAGAAGCCAATAGCCATGAAATTATAGGGTTTGAAGCACTCATTCGTTGGTTCAGTGAGGAGCATGGGACAGTGTCACCATACAAGTTAATAACCCTTGCTGAAGAAATGGGACTTATTGTTGAGATTGGTCAGTGGGTGTTAAAAGAAGCTTGTCAGTTTGCTAAGGAAATTAATCGTGAGCGGGATGTACCTCTTTCCGTATCTGTTAATGTATCACCTGTTCAATTAAAATACCATGGTTTTTATGAACAAGTCGTACAAACCTTGCAAGAAGTAGGTATTCCATCCGAGTATCTTTGTTTAGAAATGACAGAGACGGTATTACTGGAATCTTTGGAGTCCAGTGTAGACAGTATTCAAAAACTAAGAGACTATGGTATCCATATTGCCCTAGATGATTTTGGTTCCGGTTATTCCTCCTTGCAATATCTCAAAGAACTGCCTGTTAATGTGATGAAAATAGATCGTTCTTTTATTAGTCATGTGGCTCAGAGTGAGTACGATCAGTTTTTTATTCAAGCCATGATCATGATTGCACATAAAAAAGGTTTAACAGTTGTGGCAGAGGGCATTGAAACAAAAGATCAATTAGAGGTGCTTACAGCTATTGGGTGTGACCTGATACAGGGTTACTATTTTAGCAAACCCCGGTCAAAAAAAGATGCCATGACCATGTCCATATAG
- a CDS encoding HPr family phosphocarrier protein, which translates to MKIAKVTVKAETGLHARPVIVFVNKAKEFDCDVAVEKDGKSADAKKFLSVLSLGVVMNDEITLKTEGEDEEKAITQLKRLVEDNFHV; encoded by the coding sequence ATGAAAATCGCTAAGGTTACAGTAAAAGCAGAAACAGGATTACATGCAAGGCCTGTTATCGTATTTGTTAATAAAGCAAAAGAATTTGATTGTGATGTAGCTGTAGAGAAGGATGGCAAATCCGCGGATGCTAAAAAATTTCTGTCTGTATTGAGTTTAGGTGTAGTCATGAACGACGAAATTACATTAAAGACGGAAGGCGAAGATGAGGAAAAAGCCATCACCCAATTAAAAAGACTGGTTGAGGATAATTTTCATGTTTAA